From Myxococcus stipitatus, a single genomic window includes:
- the tnpA gene encoding IS66 family insertion sequence element accessory protein TnpA translates to MRRPNPDEWPKLVEEFEVSGLQQKEFVAKHDLSLGTLQYWLYKKRKKQGLRATDLAAKSVAAFLPLEVVASPAPQARERFFEVATVGGMVLRFPVGADAAYVARLLAALGAGTAAST, encoded by the coding sequence ATGCGACGACCCAATCCGGATGAGTGGCCGAAGTTGGTGGAGGAGTTCGAGGTAAGTGGGCTGCAGCAGAAGGAGTTCGTGGCCAAGCACGACCTGTCCTTGGGCACGCTGCAGTACTGGCTCTACAAGAAGCGCAAGAAGCAGGGCCTCCGGGCGACCGACCTGGCTGCCAAATCGGTCGCCGCCTTCCTCCCGCTGGAAGTTGTAGCGTCGCCCGCGCCGCAGGCGCGGGAGCGCTTCTTCGAGGTCGCCACCGTGGGCGGCATGGTGCTGCGCTTCCCGGTGGGCGCGGACGCGGCCTACGTCGCGCGGCTCCTCGCGGCCCTCGGGGCAGGCACGGCGGCGAGCACCTGA
- a CDS encoding transposase: protein MSRWYARRTPAVGRLHSYDTIRRWCRRHGVQPIVPTRSDQPRQRSFRHGAYRKRCRVEHLINRLKQNRRVATRYEKRATNYLAMVHIAAIRLWLQLADML, encoded by the coding sequence GTGTCGCGGTGGTATGCCCGCAGAACGCCGGCCGTCGGTCGGTTACACAGCTACGACACTATCCGTCGCTGGTGCAGACGCCATGGAGTGCAGCCCATCGTCCCGACACGCAGTGACCAGCCGCGCCAGCGCTCCTTCCGCCACGGCGCATACCGCAAGCGCTGCCGCGTCGAGCATCTCATCAACCGACTGAAGCAGAATCGAAGGGTTGCGACGCGCTATGAGAAGCGCGCCACCAACTACCTGGCGATGGTGCACATCGCCGCCATACGCCTCTGGCTCCAATTGGCGGACATGCTCTAG
- a CDS encoding ATP-binding protein, whose product MNSKFANLTLCYEGIQRIYRNAVLGHVRANLQLAFPADYVERAKRPFLKEWDTIKTAAEERRRTGELGTPLVDDLDILGVNHFFNLFETYADHLVPKTAGSGGDLKKTKKALLGWMQNIKALRDPLSHPAEADLSFEDAFVLLDCARRVLTQLGRPEAVRVHELASQLAGRTGIADTGDDRQPLEDRLPAREAIVVRFVGRTEELQQLHRWFDDPLSRRWAVVGAGGLGKSALAYAFAEEIRRNAPRPFQLVLWMSAKARRFEDGHVVSIENPDFFDLDSALSRLLSLLGWREEAASSLETKRALALELLDAFPALVVVDDIDSLEGAGEDAIEFFTLSVPQTKSKVLLTSRRTILGLGHTVTQVAGLSREDAEAFVRSRYELLGMDAKRLDASLLKQLVDSTGASPLYLEDLIRLVVVMPAKQAIQEWTARSGDEARRYALGRELDKLSSVARELLAAACVTQRAVSFGELQALTGQSHEALAAALGELQKLFLVPKPQFIDGEDRYDVGINTRALVQRVMGKTDLWRRIQGAHASLSGDVRIRQGREEVGALCRKAVLLVRGDDQEGAEALLKKGLEKRPNNVNLLAYLGFVYKTWRPPRRTDARERFQRAYELKCRDKEMYKHWVRMELDEDEWSGAFQAAEKGLECLPKNPLLQYYAGYAKSRLAKELAGGLHHEKAIEAVKAAQGYLDAALLNAIPVADHRKLRSDIYRALALNWERLGDKAKVFAVLDGWRQEDPDDPNLRSEEERLLARLGDRA is encoded by the coding sequence ATGAACTCGAAGTTCGCCAACCTCACGCTCTGCTACGAAGGAATCCAGCGCATCTACCGGAACGCAGTGCTCGGCCACGTTCGCGCGAATCTTCAACTGGCGTTTCCTGCCGACTATGTCGAAAGGGCCAAGCGACCGTTTTTGAAAGAGTGGGACACGATCAAGACTGCAGCAGAGGAACGCCGTCGGACGGGGGAACTCGGTACGCCGCTCGTCGATGACCTCGATATCCTGGGCGTGAATCACTTCTTCAATTTGTTCGAGACCTATGCCGATCACCTCGTTCCTAAGACAGCTGGAAGCGGCGGCGATCTAAAGAAGACCAAGAAGGCGCTACTCGGGTGGATGCAAAACATCAAGGCGCTCCGTGACCCGCTTTCACACCCCGCCGAGGCCGATCTTTCCTTCGAGGATGCATTTGTCTTGCTGGACTGCGCTCGCCGTGTGCTCACGCAGCTCGGCAGACCTGAGGCAGTCCGAGTCCATGAACTCGCGTCACAGTTGGCTGGTCGAACGGGCATCGCGGACACTGGCGATGATCGGCAACCTCTTGAAGACCGCCTCCCAGCTCGCGAGGCAATCGTCGTCCGGTTTGTTGGTCGAACCGAGGAGTTGCAGCAACTGCACCGGTGGTTCGACGATCCCTTGAGCCGCCGATGGGCCGTTGTAGGGGCTGGAGGACTCGGAAAGTCGGCACTGGCGTACGCCTTTGCGGAGGAGATTCGACGAAACGCTCCACGGCCGTTCCAACTCGTCCTCTGGATGAGTGCGAAGGCCCGACGGTTCGAGGATGGCCACGTGGTTTCGATCGAGAATCCCGACTTCTTCGATCTTGATAGCGCCCTTTCGCGCTTACTCAGCCTGCTCGGTTGGCGGGAGGAGGCTGCATCCTCGCTTGAGACTAAGCGCGCCCTCGCGCTCGAGCTGCTCGATGCGTTCCCTGCGCTAGTTGTCGTTGACGACATCGACTCGCTTGAGGGAGCTGGAGAGGACGCTATTGAGTTTTTCACGCTTTCTGTTCCACAGACGAAGTCAAAGGTTCTTCTAACGTCTCGCAGAACGATACTCGGTCTCGGCCACACCGTGACTCAAGTCGCGGGACTCTCGCGCGAAGATGCAGAGGCCTTCGTTCGCTCCCGTTACGAGCTGCTTGGCATGGATGCTAAGAGGCTTGACGCGTCTCTCCTGAAGCAGCTTGTTGACAGCACCGGAGCATCGCCACTCTATCTGGAAGATCTGATCCGCCTCGTAGTTGTGATGCCTGCGAAGCAAGCGATCCAGGAATGGACAGCTCGCTCTGGCGACGAGGCTCGCCGGTACGCACTCGGGCGGGAACTCGATAAGCTGTCCTCGGTCGCACGGGAACTGCTTGCCGCAGCGTGCGTGACGCAACGCGCGGTTAGCTTCGGAGAGCTGCAGGCTCTTACGGGTCAGAGTCACGAGGCGCTCGCGGCAGCACTCGGAGAACTGCAAAAACTCTTTCTTGTCCCCAAGCCCCAATTCATAGACGGCGAGGACAGATACGACGTCGGTATTAACACACGTGCTCTCGTTCAGCGCGTCATGGGAAAGACCGATCTCTGGAGGAGGATCCAGGGAGCGCACGCGTCGCTCAGCGGGGACGTGCGAATCCGCCAAGGGCGAGAGGAAGTCGGCGCCCTATGTCGAAAGGCGGTGCTCCTCGTTCGTGGTGACGATCAAGAAGGTGCTGAGGCCCTCCTCAAGAAAGGATTGGAGAAGCGTCCGAACAATGTCAACTTGCTCGCCTATCTTGGCTTCGTTTACAAGACTTGGCGCCCGCCGAGGCGTACTGATGCCCGTGAGCGATTTCAGCGTGCATACGAACTTAAGTGCAGAGACAAGGAGATGTATAAGCACTGGGTGCGCATGGAACTCGACGAGGATGAGTGGAGCGGCGCCTTTCAGGCCGCCGAGAAGGGATTGGAATGCCTCCCCAAGAACCCATTGCTGCAGTACTATGCCGGGTACGCGAAGAGTCGGCTGGCTAAGGAACTTGCCGGAGGGCTCCATCATGAGAAGGCGATCGAAGCCGTGAAGGCAGCACAAGGATACCTTGATGCCGCTCTGCTGAACGCTATTCCGGTTGCTGACCATAGAAAGCTGCGGAGCGACATCTATCGCGCTCTCGCACTGAATTGGGAACGGCTGGGTGACAAGGCGAAGGTCTTCGCTGTTCTCGATGGCTGGCGACAGGAGGACCCGGACGACCCGAACCTCCGATCCGAAGAGGAGCGGCTGCTCGCGCGTCTTGGCGACCGCGCGTAG